In Paenibacillus dendritiformis, the DNA window GAGGACAAATAACCATATTGGGAGGTGCAGTGAAGATGGCAGTTATCTCCATGAAGCAGCTTTTGGAAGCTGGGGTACACTTCGGTCACCAGACTCGTCGTTGGAACCCGAAAATGGACAAATATATCTTCACCGAACGTAACGGCATTTACATTATCGACCTGCAAAAGACAGTGAAAAAAGTCGAGGAAGCTTACAACTTCGTAAAATCCCTCGCGGCTGAGAACGGGACAATCCTGTTCGTCGGCACGAAGAAGCAAGCTCAAGATTCCGTCAAGGAAGAAGCAGAGCGCTGCGGAATGTTCTACATCAACCAACGCTGGTTGGGCGGCACGCTCACGAACTTCCAGACGATTCAGAAGCGCATCGATCGCCTGAAGCAGCTGGAAGCGATGGAGCAAGACGGCACATTCGAAGTGCTTCCTAAGAAAGAAGTTATCTTGCTCCGCAAAGAGCAAGAGCGCCTCGAGAAATTCTTGGGCGGCATCAAAAACATGAAGGGCTTGCCAAGCGCATTGTTCGTCATCGATCCTCGCAAAGAGCGCATCGCGGTGGCGGAAGCTCGCAAATTGGGCATCCCAATCGTAGGTATCGTTGACACGAACTGCGATCCGGACGAAATCGATTACGTTATCCCTGGTAACGACGATGCGATCCGCGCAGTCAAGCTGCTCACTTCGAAGATGGCAGACGCTATTGTCGAAGCGCATCAAGGCGAAGAAACATCCGCGTAATACAGCGGCTTACATTTGGATGAACAAATAAGGGTGGTTGGCAGGTGGTTCACCTCTCACCGCCCTTTTTTTAAGCTGTACGATAGCTTGAATCCGCCCGGCATCGCGCTGGGGCATATCTAAATGATGGAGGGAATTGGACATGGCAGTTAGTGCAAGTGCAGTTAAAGAATTGCGTGAAAAAACAGGCGCAGGTATGCTGGATTGCAAAAAAGCGTTGGAGGAAGCGAACGGCGACCTGGAAAAAGCGGCTGAATTGCTTCGCGAGAAAGGCTTGGCGGCAGCGGCGAAAAAAGCGGGCCGCGTAGCTACGGAAGGCGTCGTTGAATCCTACATCCATGCCGGCGGACGCATCGGCGTATTGGTAGAGATCAACTGCGAGACGGACTTCGTCGCGAAGACCGATCAATTCAAGGAATTCGCGCGCGATATCGCGATGCAAATCGCGGCGGCTTCTCCGAAATTCGTTCGCCGCGAAGAAGTGCCTCAAGAAGAGATCGAGAAAGAAAAAGAAATTTTGAAGGCGCAAGCGCTGAACGAAGGCAAGCCTGAAAAAATCGTTGAAAAAATGGTTGAAGGACGCATCAACAAGTACTTTGAAGAGTTCTGCTTGATGGAGCAATCCTTCATCAAAGATCCGGACAAGACAATCGAAACGCTGCTGAACGAAAAAATCGCAGCGATCGGCGAGAACATTTCGATCCGCCGCTTCGTTCGTTACGAGCTGGGCGAAGGCTTGGAGAAAAAAGAAGATAACTTTGTTGAAGAAGTAATGGCGCAAGCGAACTTGAAGTAATACGGGCCACAGGGCGCTTCAGTTCATAAGCTGCTAGCAATCAACAGACGCGCTGGAAAAGATGGAACACATAGTGTTCCTTCTTTTTTAGCACGTTGTCAAAAGTGGAGGGTAAACATTGAAAGAACCGGTTTTTAAACGCATCGTGCTAAAAGTAAGCGGGGAATCGCTGGCAGGTCAGGCAGGCTACGGGATCGAATCCGGCGTCATCAATTCCATTGCAGAACAGGTGAAGGAAGTTGTGGAGCTTGGCGTTGAGGTTGCCATCGTATGCGGCGGGGGCAACATTTGGCGCGGCATCGCAGGCAGCGAAAAAGGGATTGACCGCGGCACGGCTGACTACATGGGGATGCTTGCCACGGTTATGAACGCACTTGCCTTGCAGGATGCGCTCGAACAAATCGGCGTGCCGACACGCGTGCAGACTTCGATTGCCATGCAGCAGATCGCTGAACCTTATATCCGGCGCCGGGCCATCCGCCACTTGGAGAAAGGGCGCGTCGTCATTTTTGCGGCAGGAACCGGGAATCCGTTCTTCTCGACGGATACGACAGCAGCTTTGCGTGCGGCAGAGATAGAAGCCGATGTCATCCTTATGGCGAAGAACAAGGTTGATGGCGTGTACTCTGCCGATCCGTTCAAAGACGAGACCGCGGAGAAATTCGAGCAATTGACTTACATGGAAGTGCTGAACCGCAATCTGGGCGTCATGGACTCGACCGCTTCTTCACTTTGCATG includes these proteins:
- the pyrH gene encoding UMP kinase, giving the protein MKEPVFKRIVLKVSGESLAGQAGYGIESGVINSIAEQVKEVVELGVEVAIVCGGGNIWRGIAGSEKGIDRGTADYMGMLATVMNALALQDALEQIGVPTRVQTSIAMQQIAEPYIRRRAIRHLEKGRVVIFAAGTGNPFFSTDTTAALRAAEIEADVILMAKNKVDGVYSADPFKDETAEKFEQLTYMEVLNRNLGVMDSTASSLCMDNNIPLIVFAMTENGNIKRVVLGEKIGTIVKGSVD
- the tsf gene encoding translation elongation factor Ts, which codes for MAVSASAVKELREKTGAGMLDCKKALEEANGDLEKAAELLREKGLAAAAKKAGRVATEGVVESYIHAGGRIGVLVEINCETDFVAKTDQFKEFARDIAMQIAAASPKFVRREEVPQEEIEKEKEILKAQALNEGKPEKIVEKMVEGRINKYFEEFCLMEQSFIKDPDKTIETLLNEKIAAIGENISIRRFVRYELGEGLEKKEDNFVEEVMAQANLK
- the rpsB gene encoding 30S ribosomal protein S2, encoding MAVISMKQLLEAGVHFGHQTRRWNPKMDKYIFTERNGIYIIDLQKTVKKVEEAYNFVKSLAAENGTILFVGTKKQAQDSVKEEAERCGMFYINQRWLGGTLTNFQTIQKRIDRLKQLEAMEQDGTFEVLPKKEVILLRKEQERLEKFLGGIKNMKGLPSALFVIDPRKERIAVAEARKLGIPIVGIVDTNCDPDEIDYVIPGNDDAIRAVKLLTSKMADAIVEAHQGEETSA